TTAAGGTATTAATGTTGGACCCTTCAATACTGACACCGCTCTGTTTGACCCCAAAGTCCTCACCCACATAAGCCAAGCCTACAGTCCAATTACAGGTACTGATCACACACCAATCGATATAGTACAACACAAGTGTCCAAAGGGGCCAACTATAGAGTCCACCATCACTATAAGAGGCTGCTCCAGCATCTATGAGAGATGAACAGTGTTGATCTCACCCTGCCTTTCCTCTGATGCAGGTGTCTTCACAGCACCAGTGAGAGGAGTATACTACTTCAGGGTCAGTGCCATAGATAAGCGCAAATCGCAATACCTGAGAGTATGCTTGTTCAAGATTGACCAGAGTATAATGTGGCCTCATCCGTGGAACAGTAACAGAAATGTTGTGAGTGTTTCCAATGGAGTGATTCTAGAGATAGAGGGAGACTTGGTCTACACGCGCCTCCCCTCAAGCTTCAGTCTCTATGGCGATAGCGATAATGGCTGTTTATTCAGTGGTTTCCTGTTCTTCCCTATGTGAGGGGAACACCATAAACAGTGTTGAGACAAAATTATATCTAGACATCGGTTACTCTGAGCTTCGTTGTTTCTGTTTTAAAATATGCATTACCACAAATGTCAACAGTGGTCAGGACTAATCTTTTGTATAATTTGTTTAATCTTATTCAGTAACATTATTCTTTCTGTGAATTGTGTCTGTATCTTGTAAAAATGCCGGTATTATTCTCCTCAACTAAATGCTATATACTGTCCTATGTTCTTAGAAAAGCGAGTGTAGTAGCAgcgatacactcttagaaaaaagggttcaaaAAGGGCTATACCCatagaataaccctttttggttccaggtagaacccttttggactCCATGGAGAACCCTCTCTAGAAAaggttctacctgcaaccaaaaaggcTTCTTAAAAGGGTTCTCCTAATGGGGACAGCTGGAGAACTCTTTAAGGTTCtcgatagcacctttttttctaagagtgtagagagGGGAACAGCCAGAGTGTAGAGAGGGGAACAGCCAGAGTGTAGAGAGGGGAACAGCCAGAATGGGGCTGGGAACAGCCAGAGTGTAGAGAGGGGAACAGCCAGAGTGTAGAGAGGGGAACAGCCAGAGTGTAGAGAGGGGAACAGCCAGAGTGTAGAGAGGGGAACAGCCAGAGTGTAGAGAGGGGAACAGCCAGAGTGGGGTTGGAAACAGCCAGAGTGGGGTTGGAAACAGCCAGAGTGGGGTTGGAAACAGCCAGAGTGGGGCTGGGAACAGCCAGAGTGGGGCTGGGAACAGCCAGAGTGGGGCTGGGAACAGCCAGAGTGGGGCTGGAAACAGCCAAGGGGAGTGCACTACCACCTGTGCCATAAAGCTTCAGACCTCTTAGCAGAACACTTATACCTTCACATACAAGTAGGCTACagtcttaaagggatagttaacAGATAATAAATTGTACATGATTTTCTACTTGCCTTGGCTCTTGTGGGTTGACCCAGACAGTACATGGTGTTGGTAATTAGTATTGCAATAAAATGTATAACTTTGTGTATTATTAAATTAATCATGGCATGACTTTAACTACTACAAATCAAATGTGTGATAGaggaatgtatttatatatatatatatatatatatatttatataaaataTAAATCTTCAACTATCCCTACAAGATCTACATCACTGTAGTTGAATCATTGCCTCTATCAAATTGAGTGTGAGTGAGGTTACAGTTTAACTCCCAttcactcccatccacacatgcAGTATACTTATGAATAATGGGTCAGGGTGATATGGTGAAAATATAGTGTGCTGATGGTCAAAACACAAATTGAGGTCTTATCTCCCTCTAGTAGTAAATAATGAAGTGACATATACACTAAATACATAGTATGGCTAGTTTAATATACAATGATTAAAACATTTCACAACCATTCTAAAACATACAAAACATCTGACTGAGTATAAAGCACGTCTGACACTTAAAAAGCAAATAAAAAATGTGTAAAATGTCAAGGTTAGCAACAAACATGTAGAAATATATATTAAATGTCTTGTATTACCAGTGCAATGATTGTTGCTTTTCTTTTATACATAGTTCTGAAATATCATTACAATAACATGGTATGTGTAACAGTCCATATTAtgttcatttgtaaaaaaaaaaaatcattagcTCTCGTCAGTAGTGCAAAAGTCTTCAGTTTCTCAGAAGCGTTAAAGATCAAGAGTTCAAGCGGCACCATAGCAATGCATATCTCCATTTTCTAAATGATCCCCAGCAGTCAATTATGGGTACTGCAGAATCTCTAGCATTTTCATTTTCTGTTTCGAAACTTTGAGGCTCTTTTGTCCTTTGATTTGGTTTTGACCTGTGGGTTTTGAACTTGAATGTCCTTAGCAGGATCCACCACACAGCCACATTGCTGGTAATGAACCAGCAGCTTATTCCACAGTGAGCTGCACCTCAGCAACTCTTGGTTTCCTAAAAGGAAACAAAGAGCACATTTAAACCGCCAATTTGCATGTTAAAGCACTGCCAGTAAGGAATGAGGAATTAGAAAATAAAACACATTTGTCCCGTTCTACAGTCTTCTCAATTCAAGTGTACAAAACAATGTAACAGAATGAGAATCTAACAATAGACATGGGAGGATTGTTAATTCACTTCAAATCcaatttaatttgtcacatgcgccgtgaaatgtttatttacaagcccttaaccaacaatgcagttttaagaaaataccccccaaaaagaGATAAAGGTAACAAATAATTTAAgagcagcaataaaataacaatagcgaggctatatacagggggtaccggtacagagtcaatgtgcgggggcaccgtgtcgaggtaattgaggtaatatgtacttgtagatagagttattaaagtgacaatgcaaaGACAAAAatagaatgggggggggggggggggcaatgcaaatggtctgggtaaccatttgactagatgttcaggaatcttatggcttgggggtagaagctgtttagaagcctcttggacctagacttggcgctccggtaccgcttgccgtgcggtagcagagagaacagtctatgactagggtggctggagtctttgactatttttagggccttcctctgacaccacctggtatagaggtcctggatggcagagagcttggccccggtgatgtactgggccgttcgcactaccctctgtattgccttgtggtcgagcagttgccataccaggcagtgatgcaaccagttaggatgctctcgatggtgcagctgtagaaacttaaggatctgaggacccaggacaaatcttttcagtgtcctgaggggaggttttgtcgtgcccactTCCCGactggtgtgcttggaccatgttagcttgttggtgatgtggacaccaaggaacttgaagtgctcaacctgctccactacagccccgtcgatgaggatgggtgtgtgctcggtcctctttttcctgtagtccacaatcatctcctttgtcttgatcacattgggGAGAGGTTGcggtcctggcaccacacggcacatgacctcctccctataggctgtctcattgttgtcggtgatcaggcctaccactgttgtgtcatcagcaaatttaatgatggtgttggtgtcgtgcagtcatgagtgaacagggtgtacaggaggggactgagcacgcacccctgaccAGCCCCTGTGTTGATGATCAGCGCGGCGGATgttttgttacctacccttaccaactgggggcggcccgtcaggaagtccaggatccagttgcagagggaggtgtttagtcccagggatcttagcatattgatgagctttgagggcactatggtgttgaacgctgagctgtagtcaatgaatagcattcttacataggtgttccttttgtccatgtgggaaagggcagtgtggagtgcaatagagactgcatcatctgtgaatctgttgtggtggtatgcaaattggagtgggtctagggtttctgggatgatggtgttgatgtgagcaatggccagcctttcaaagcacttcattgctacaaacgtgagtgctacaggtcggttgtcatttaggcaggttaccttagtgttcttgggcacaggcactatggtggtctacttaaaacatgttgatattacagactccgggagaggttgaaaatcggagagcgtgatcacacagtcttccggtagagctggtgctctcatgcatgtttcagtgttatttgcctcgaagtgagcatagaagttgtttaacttgtctggtaggctcaggtcactgggcagctctcggctgtgcttccctttgtagtctgtaatggtttgcaagccctgccacatccgacgagcgttagagccggtgtagtacgactcgatcttagtcctgtatttacgctttgcctgtttgatggctcatCGGAGGGCATATAGGgctttcttataagcttctgggttagagtcccgctccttgaaagctgcagttctagcctttagctcagtgcggatgctgccagtaatccatggcttctggttggggtatgtacgtacagtcactgtagggacaacgtcatcgatgcacttattggtaaagccagtgactgatgtggtgtactccctcctcaatgccatcggaagaatcccgtaacatattccagtctgtgatagcaaaacagtcctgtagtttatcatctgcttcatctgaccagttTTTAATAGACCGAGTCACAGGTGCGTCCTGCTTAAATGTttccttgtaagcaggaatcaggagcatcgaattatggtcagatttgccaaatggagggcgagggagagctttgtacgcgtctgtgtgtggagtaaaggtggtctagagtttttttccctctggttgcacatttaacatgctctggttgcacatttaacattttCAGTGCACACTATTTCCTTAATTTAGACTCTAAGGGCCGGTTTCCTGGCAACAGATCAAAGCTAGTCCCGAATAGCATGTTCAATAGAGTTTATTCATTAAAATGCTTTTTAGTACACGACTAGGCTAAATCTGCCTGGGATATTGTCTCTTTGTGTGCTACAGAGGTGCCTGATATGAGTCAACAAGGTGAGCAGAGAGACATTGGCCACATAATACCACCTGGAACAGTTTCTTACCAATAATGCACAGTCCCTCCTGAGCCCGAGTGATGCCCACATTGACTTGGTTTGGGTCCTTGACAAAACCAAGCTTCTTGGTGAGCCATGCTTTGGTTGGCTCTGTGTCAATTTCCGACTTGGGACAAGAGCGCACAGTAGACAAGATGACATAACGCCATTCACTTCCTGTAGAAAAAAAAGTATAAACACTCAGCTGGAGTTCCGTTTTCCTTTCCTTCCCTTTCCatatattgtattttttttatactgTAACTTTGTGCCTCATGGACAAAATAACTGTACCTTGACTCTTTGTGATGGTATTCACGTTGACGTTCTGGATATGGTTCATTTCCAGGGTTTCGTTCACCTTGGCTACCTGGGCATTGTATGGTGTCAGAATAGCTATGTCGCTAGCCGCCACCCCAGCACGCTTGATCAACAGAGAGGCGATGCGAACCTGacaaaaaacaaaatgtttatgttTCACTGTTACCACGGAATTATGCATTGACAGTGTTTCCAAACATTGCTTGGTGGTGGTTGCACACCGATTCCTCAGCCTCTGCTGAGTTGGCCTTTGAGTTTTCATTCCCCCGTTCGGTGGAGACCACAAGACTGATCTCTTTTCCGTAAACGTGTCCAAAAAGGATGGGCGTCAGATGATGAGACTGAGTGAGCAGGACACTGTCTTTCCGAGTTGCTCCAGTCTTGAGAATACCGTTGTAGAACTCCTTTGAAGGAAACTCACAAATGCGCTCTTGCTGAAAAGACAAAATTGCAGTGAGTGCTTCCCTAGTTCTATACGAACAAAATGCAAATGATAACAAAGACAATAGAGAATGTTTGTGCAAGTTTCTAATCAGATGTGGAATGTTAGAGAAGAATCAAACCACACAACTTCTACAATAGAACATGGAAATATTTCCCGAACCAATCCATGCTTCATACCATTCTGTACTGCGTATCAAGCATCAACGCCTTGTCCATGTAACGCTCAAACAGAGATTTCCTCATGCCCAACCTTGCTGAAAGATCACTGTGCGTGATGGGCTGCAATTGCTTGTGATCGCCGAGTAAAACAATCTGAAAGGAGAATACATAATCATAAAATAGGTTATATATAACCTTTCCCTGCTTGCAAATTGAGAAACAAATGAGCAATTGATTATCAATGACCTGTTCAGCTTTATGTGTCACAAGGGGGATGAAGGCTTCAGGCTCAGTTGCCATGGCACACTCATCAATGATAATCTGTTTCAAGTCCAGTTTGTAGAAGTTGGGATTTGACGCCGCAGTACAAGTGCAGAGAATGACATCATGCCTCATCAACTCATGATTCCGAGCTTGTCTTAGGAGGACTTTGTAGCTTAAAGTTAAAAGGTATATGGGAAAATAAAACACCAAATTGATAGAAAAATCATTAAATGTATTTCATAATTATACATGAATTAGGTAAACGTTTTCTCTTCAAATAAAATCCTATGTGGTTATTTATTTACATGAAAGTAAGTTACCTCTCAATCTCCATGTCTGTGAGATCCTCTCCCCTTTTAATTCTTGCATCAAAATGTCTAATTTCATTGGAGAATGGGTTCTCAGCCATCCGCATAAGATGATGCAATGTGATGGaactgaaaacatttttttttaaagcaaaccATACTTTACACATGCATATGCAGACATCATGTCATAACTGTTTATTCCAAGTAATGATCAGTAATAAAACAAATAGTTGTACGATGCAAATATAAAGCCTCAAATTTCATTATAACTTCCTTGGCACAACCAAAATAAACACGGACAGTTCTTTCTCTGCACTTAGATAAAAGTTAGCTGACCTGAGCTCTCTCTTGGGTCTCTCCTCCCTGATTGACCTGCGTGACAGCTTCAGGTTGCTGCCAGGGTAGGGAAACTCCAACATCTCCATCTGCTCACTGTAAACACGAAGTGGCTTCAACACCTCCTGGAGTTTCAGAAGTTGACCTTTGACAAATATGATGAGACAAGTTTTAGTGCTATGCAGTGCTTGACCTATACTGAAATGGATGCCGTTACTCATTTTGGGTGtcagtactgtttatatttaggtgcaggaactCCTCAATACTtctgagctaatattctataagaggtgcaGGAACTCAAAAAAATTTGAGGTGCCGGTAGTCAGTTCCGGTAAGCACCTGCCAAAGCTTAGTACTGGTGCTGTGACAGTGGTATGGCAATCTGACTGCAGATGTATCTGACTCAATGAGACCTCATAAAAAGAGACAGTGACACAGGCCCACATTGAAATAGCAGATGCATGCATACCTAACATCATCTAAGGATAAGGAGAAGGGGGGTAAATTCTTACCAGCTACAACGTCCACCGATTTATTAGAGGGTCCGCAATATAGAATGCACCTCCTCTTTGAAGACCCCCCAGCAGCTTTAGGCCTTAGGTGGTTTGGGTCTTTTTGGTTTTGCAGAAAGAACCAATAAACAAGGTGGACTCCAACCACCGTCTTCCCAGTGCCTAAGAAAATAATTAGAATGTATTAAGATTCTAACTGAACTGCATGAGGAGAAAGGTAATATAGGCTTTGTAAAACAGCAAAGTGCTTACCTGGTGGCCCCTGAATGAGAGTGAATCGGTTGTCGAGGGCCTCTTTAATAGCTTTGGTTTGACTAATATTCAGATCAGGAAACTTGGAGGAATGAAGTTTGATCTCAAACCTGGCAGGTCTCAGCTCTTTAGTTACAGGTgctgtgtaaaatattactacaTTAACGTCCTCACAACCTCACTTATTACCAACAGACATGAGACATGAATTTACCATGAATCTATTTGTCAAAGTTAAAACTAAAATGTGTAAAAATTCAACGGAAAGTGAATTTGTGCTTAAATCTAATTTGCTGGTATACTGTAGATGGTGGCTTGTCTAGTGTTGTGTTCTGAAATAAAATGTGTTACAGTGgcttgagaaagtattcacccccttggcatttttcctattttgttgtcttacaacctggaattaaaaatagatttttggagggtttgtatcatttgatttacacaacatataccactacatacctatatatatacctatatacCACAACAAGAAATAAGACCCCCCAAAAAAACGAAAAACTTGAGcgtacataactattcacccccccccccccccaaaggcaatactttgtagagccatcttttgcagcaattacagctgcaaatctcttggggtatgtctctataagcttggcacatctagccactgggatttttgcccattcttcaaggcaaaactgctccagctctttcaagttggatgggttccactgttgtacagcaatctttaagtcataccacagattcataaattggattgaggtctgtgctttgactaggccattccaagacatgtatagcaaagggggtgactacatatgcacacaccacttttctgtttttaattttttagaatttttttaaaCGAGTTATAtttttaatttcacttcaccaatttggactattttgtctatgtccattacatgaaatccaaataaaaatctatttcaattacaggttgtaatacaacaaaattggaaaaacgccaaggggggtgaatacttttgcaaggcactgtaggtgcaTTTACCAGAGTTTGTCCTCTTGCCAAGAGCAATGTTCTTCACAAGTTCATTAGCCTGAGTGAGGTTGTCGACGGCAGCCTCTTTACGCCTGAAAATAACACAGAATCATTCATTAATTAAATTTCACATTTTATCTTCTTTCGACTCTAAAAAACACATTTGTATTTGAATATTAAATAGTCCAAATACTTACACATCAGGTAACAGCTTTGGAATTAATTCTACTGTGAATCTTGTATCTTTCCCGAAGACCCTGTCTGGAATCTTGGACATGGACATGTGATTAATCCGGAAGTCTATCTGGACATATGAGAGGTTTTTAGCCTCATCCTCATCAGTGACCCCAGTGGTTATTCCATGAGCAACCCAAATGAGAGATGGGATATTGCTGAGGTCCACATGCTGATCATCATCAGCGCCATTGTTTGGCAAATCCACTCGATTTTGGTACCTCATGCGGATACACAGAAAGCTGTGTTTGAGACCATACTCAATGGCCCACTGTTTCATCTTCTCAAGTGACAACTGGAAGAATCCACCGAGTTGACTCTCCTTCTGTATCTGTTTCCATGTCAAAGGCACATCTTCAAGGACAATGCTGTCATTTTCTGTTACAGCGTTGGAGGCTGACTCCATCTCACACAATGGTTTCCATATCTTCTGATACTCATGGTAAGTGGTGTATGTTTTCTTCGATGAATGGAATGCATACTTGGAGAAACACAGAGTTGGGTCTTTTGAGTGCTCCAAGCAAATCTCAAACTTGTTACGTACAACCAGCATCTGAACCACAGGTACTAATAATCCCCGTTGTGTGTCAGTGCCCAGTTGCACCTCCAGTGTTTCACCAGACTTGACCCTCAATGGCAATTCAATGTAATGACCTGGATTTGGATTGGTTCTGGCCGTTGGTGTATATTGGAGCAGACCTGAGCAGACCTGTTGGTTATCCTTGACACTTGAGCTGATGATCTGTAGGGATTGGAACACGATGTCCAAGTTCTCCTCCTTCAGACCTGACAGCATCCCTTTCCACAAGTCTGTTGGCACTGATGTCACAAATGGATGAGGTGACTGTTGTTGCAGTTCAGCGTGGATGTTCTCATTTGTGAAGGAGTATACTCTTCTCTTCCATTTCAGAACCACATGGTTGTCATGTTCATTGAACTCTGGTTGGTCTGTCAACTGCAGATCCCTATACATGATAAGGATATTTTCTGGCATTGAGGATCGATTAAATGGAAAATACACTCTTAAACTGTTTCCAGCTGGGGAGGCATCAATGACAAAGGCTATCTTCTGTGCACTTTGATTGTTCAGCTGCGATGCAAAACTCAAGCAACGTGCTTTCCTCTCATACATTTTTTGCTTTTCAGATTTTCTCGAAAAACTCAGACAGGACTGGTCAATTTCCAGAGAAGTGTACCTGACTGCTTTATTTTCAAGAACTGAGTGCAGGAGCCTCTGAACAATAACGTCCACGTACCGACGAATGGGCGAGGAAGCCCAAGTGTAGCTTTCAAGCTGAAGGTCATAGTGGCCAACTCTAGATAGGTATGTTGAGTTAGAGCGTAGAACATATGCTCTATGGATCGTCTTCTTGAGTTCAATGATCAAAGGCAGTAGCTGGGGATGAATGTCATCAGTTGCTATCAGGTCCACAATtctagggatatccttgtcttgAAATGCTGACTCAAGACTCCTCACAATGGATGTTAATAGAGAGAATGTCTCAGATGGCTGGACAACTTGACCATGATGGTCTTTATTCTCTGTTCTCGTTGCAAGCATCTGATTGGACACACCTGGGTAAGGTTTAGAAACCGCATCCCTCTGGTTATCATCAACGTTACCAATCTGATCAATGCAGTGACAGAAATGAATGGACAGGGGAATCAGAGAACTGTATTTATATTTTAGTTGACAAAGCTTCTCTGTGTTTGGCTTGTCTTGGCATCTGACTGGGGTGCAGCTGACTGTCTTTGCATCTTTGAGCAACAGTTCAGTGACAGCGTGGTTAAACATAACCATGAGCTCTTCCACCATCTTATGAGACCGTCTTCTACCAACAATTACATCATCATCAGGGGATTTATAGTGCCagtcttcctgtttcctgtccttTCTGTGAACCTCAGAAAAGTGACATGCTTTGGCGAGGCAGCCCTCTAAAGTGTCATATCGTTGGCCATTATCATCAGAGTTTTGGATGATGTTTTCAGCTTCCTCATATGACAACTTTCTATCAGACTTTATTTTAGATAGGCTAAACTTACTTGTCTTGATGCGGTCTGTTTTCTTGTCAATTTGCACCATCAGTGATATGGCATTTCGTTCACATCCAGGGAGTAGACTGAAATGCTCGGTGCTCAGACAAAGTGGGAACATATAAACAGGCTCCTTTCCAGGGGGATAAAAAGCACTTCCATTCTGTTGTGCATCTTTGTCCAATAGGCTGCCCTTGGTCACACGGCTTGCAACATCAGCAATGTGAACTCCAATCTCGTAGTGTTGACCTAAATCTCTTACACTGATGGCATCATCAAGATCCTTGGAATGTGCTGGGTCAATTGTAAATGTTATGAATTCTTGATAACACCTTCGTTTTTGCGTATCTGTGTTCAGTTCCTTGAGAATGTCATGGTCATTCTCAACAGAAGTGGCCCTTGTCAGTTGATACTCTATGTCCAATACTTCTAGTCCACTATCTAAAGAGGCCACTTTGGGAAGGACTTTTACGACAACTCCTAAAGGGTATCGAAATGTCTCTCGCCACTTCAAGACTTTGACAACAAAGAGATTGTTTCTTTTGGATTCCTCATTTATCTTCACAAATTTTTCAAATCTCAGATCCTCCAGTTTTCGCACGGCAATGTAGTTTGGCTTGTCCCTCCAAACTGGGGTGTAAATTTTGGAGATGCATTTGTTGATGGGTGTCATCACCTGGTTGTCATAGTTATCAATGGTACAGACAAACACCATGGATGCATTTTCAACCTCCACCACATCTAGCACTTTCCCATTTGGGGGATGACACTCATTGTCCAAGATCTCCACAACAACCTGATCTCCAGGAAAAGAACGACCAATATTCTTTCTGCCTTTGATAGAAATGCGGAGGGAGGGCTCTTCAAGAGGTATGGCGTAGCCTGAGTCAAACCTCTCCAAACTCAAGTGACAGTGTTTGTAGATACTCGGGTCTCTCTTTATCAATGCCTGAAGGTACAAAGGGGAGCTGTCTTGGCTTGTGTTCATCTCAAGTCCATTTAATGGGTTGACAATTGGCTCCCCCTGGGTGATACCCAACAGGCCGTCAGCTGTTACAGTGACTCGTACATCTTTACCCTCGTCAAGAAGCTCCCTCAGTATTGGGTCATCTATGTCGGGTATCTCAGATATGGATGACTCACTATCACTGTTGTCCTCCTCGTCCCCTTTGACAAATCTTGAAATCTCTCTTAATTCTTGTTTCAAGTAATCTTCAGTAAGGGTTTGTGGATCTGCACTGTTTTTGCTGATGCAGTGGTCTA
This genomic window from Oncorhynchus nerka isolate Pitt River linkage group LG2, Oner_Uvic_2.0, whole genome shotgun sequence contains:
- the helz2a gene encoding 3'-5' exoribonuclease HELZ2 isoform X1, coding for MTTKERIQRQFPGTFMELCETCLHHRPRQFSRKGINLKCKSGHRHVWKATLVLYDKKNTRLYEEVRPLPILPHLNISSWLYCKYVVNGKPCLHGAHRCWFAHSEVEMTVWKAESQEGFVRAELLQAVQKHQPVVAAASRSLPQHHCKACNLLFPSWGDFQNHLNTFNHIKRTNEYNNETTTEWKYRDPPQTNQAYKLCERRASTCELGSNCVDAHSAEELQEWRTRDKTDRKAVIAAEEQGLLSYQGNLLREYKDIIKKADIMSEAVSGVNISCDKDMMISGQRENVPLTWKFRIQSEKLLAHVSLLKQEPGASFSLDENSPEPCTYSTGESFCNSDMTYDITVSFKSNNPGLYEQWLVFDFDTRPVLLQKLKVNVGKEPSIQLVVPPEDDIHPSLNQERWHQGNRDIIPFMEKTKAQEKLLTEYEPQICTPYKPLDDRNMPINHQNYKERMHSFLYTEEQAEDQVVSRLNVQTTITLSVTLEASVDDPQFGMKIAPLGELFCAVSVPYNLTPDTPEGLMLRRSIQSALIAPVSSDNQSHKVYEAIILKDATSKNKMHLKLSERCCSDLKLQNHETCEVEVQFQLNRLRFCEMHKAIDLLPDTERVLPDFRNCIVPVSKTQQNYNLNAKQQAAMEFIIGDTDGAGSVSPLLIYGPFGTGKTLTLATAAKELVRQPHNRVLICTLTNSSADLYVKGHFHESVNSGDLEIKPLRIKAEESSVQSTDVITLQYCHRSKNGQLFSLPDKDTVDSCRVVITTTAMAMHLHDLKLPGGYFTHILIDEASQMLECEALMALGLAGPVTRVVLAGDHMQMGPKLFSVDDDQRSNHTLLNRLFHYYQAQESSAALKSRIIFNENYRSTKEIVEFVSTNFYVGKSDAIKAVGNVPAHPNCHPLRFHHIRGESHLDNTSMSWFNREEVASVVEVVQNLLRDWPPAWGNPDQSSICVLSEGCQVSLIRKELRKKRHGQVTVENIANVQGKQFRAIVLTAVQTRDSLLSSDSLCHEFFNDARVLNTVMTRAQSQVVVVGDAAALCYFGKSSRIWKAYIDHCISKNSADPQTLTEDYLKQELREISRFVKGDEEDNSDSESSISEIPDIDDPILRELLDEGKDVRVTVTADGLLGITQGEPIVNPLNGLEMNTSQDSSPLYLQALIKRDPSIYKHCHLSLERFDSGYAIPLEEPSLRISIKGRKNIGRSFPGDQVVVEILDNECHPPNGKVLDVVEVENASMVFVCTIDNYDNQVMTPINKCISKIYTPVWRDKPNYIAVRKLEDLRFEKFVKINEESKRNNLFVVKVLKWRETFRYPLGVVVKVLPKVASLDSGLEVLDIEYQLTRATSVENDHDILKELNTDTQKRRCYQEFITFTIDPAHSKDLDDAISVRDLGQHYEIGVHIADVASRVTKGSLLDKDAQQNGSAFYPPGKEPVYMFPLCLSTEHFSLLPGCERNAISLMVQIDKKTDRIKTSKFSLSKIKSDRKLSYEEAENIIQNSDDNGQRYDTLEGCLAKACHFSEVHRKDRKQEDWHYKSPDDDVIVGRRRSHKMVEELMVMFNHAVTELLLKDAKTVSCTPVRCQDKPNTEKLCQLKYKYSSLIPLSIHFCHCIDQIGNVDDNQRDAVSKPYPGVSNQMLATRTENKDHHGQVVQPSETFSLLTSIVRSLESAFQDKDIPRIVDLIATDDIHPQLLPLIIELKKTIHRAYVLRSNSTYLSRVGHYDLQLESYTWASSPIRRYVDVIVQRLLHSVLENKAVRYTSLEIDQSCLSFSRKSEKQKMYERKARCLSFASQLNNQSAQKIAFVIDASPAGNSLRVYFPFNRSSMPENILIMYRDLQLTDQPEFNEHDNHVVLKWKRRVYSFTNENIHAELQQQSPHPFVTSVPTDLWKGMLSGLKEENLDIVFQSLQIISSSVKDNQQVCSGLLQYTPTARTNPNPGHYIELPLRVKSGETLEVQLGTDTQRGLLVPVVQMLVVRNKFEICLEHSKDPTLCFSKYAFHSSKKTYTTYHEYQKIWKPLCEMESASNAVTENDSIVLEDVPLTWKQIQKESQLGGFFQLSLEKMKQWAIEYGLKHSFLCIRMRYQNRVDLPNNGADDDQHVDLSNIPSLIWVAHGITTGVTDEDEAKNLSYVQIDFRINHMSMSKIPDRVFGKDTRFTVELIPKLLPDVRKEAAVDNLTQANELVKNIALGKRTNSAPVTKELRPARFEIKLHSSKFPDLNISQTKAIKEALDNRFTLIQGPPGTGKTVVGVHLVYWFFLQNQKDPNHLRPKAAGGSSKRRCILYCGPSNKSVDVVAGQLLKLQEVLKPLRVYSEQMEMLEFPYPGSNLKLSRRSIREERPKRELSSITLHHLMRMAENPFSNEIRHFDARIKRGEDLTDMEIESYKVLLRQARNHELMRHDVILCTCTAASNPNFYKLDLKQIIIDECAMATEPEAFIPLVTHKAEQIVLLGDHKQLQPITHSDLSARLGMRKSLFERYMDKALMLDTQYRMQERICEFPSKEFYNGILKTGATRKDSVLLTQSHHLTPILFGHVYGKEISLVVSTERGNENSKANSAEAEESVRIASLLIKRAGVAASDIAILTPYNAQVAKVNETLEMNHIQNVNVNTITKSQGSEWRYVILSTVRSCPKSEIDTEPTKAWLTKKLGFVKDPNQVNVGITRAQEGLCIIGNQELLRCSSLWNKLLVHYQQCGCVVDPAKDIQVQNPQVKTKSKDKRASKFRNRK